The following are encoded together in the Kribbella sp. CA-293567 genome:
- a CDS encoding MbtH family protein, which produces MSTNPFDDENGEFFVLVNDEGQHSLWPTFSEIPAGWQTKLGPASRAECLEYIEENWTDMRPRSLQEAMAADDR; this is translated from the coding sequence ATGAGCACCAACCCTTTCGATGACGAGAACGGTGAATTCTTCGTACTGGTGAACGACGAGGGTCAGCACTCGCTGTGGCCCACGTTCAGCGAGATCCCGGCCGGCTGGCAGACCAAGCTGGGTCCGGCGAGCAGGGCGGAGTGCCTCGAGTACATCGAGGAGAACTGGACCGACATGAGGCCGCGGAGCCTGCAGGAGGCAATGGCCGCTGATGACAGGTGA
- a CDS encoding non-ribosomal peptide synthetase, with protein sequence MKTNMIPLSYAQQRLWFIDRLEGPSATYNLPAALRLKGALDLDAMVAAIHDVIGRHESLRTLIVEDAEGDAFQRILPAADVRLDVPVIDVEPEGVAGMLASVASYRFDLSADVPIRASVFRCGPEDFVLALVIHHIAGDGGSMAPLARDLSIAYQARVSGAVPVWPELPVQYSDYALWQRELVGDETDPQSVLSVQAGYWRNALEGIPQPLALPSDRPRPVVASYRGDVLEFSLPGELLAGVEELARSRGVTVSMVFQAALSVLLNRLGGGDDLTIGSPIAGRTDEALNDLVGFFVNTWVLRVQLGPDLPFERLVDGVREQALAAYDHQDVPFERLVELLRPERSTAHHPLFQVMFAWQNNVRPDLVLPGVDVVVEPVSTGTAKFDLFFNLSPDETGESVVGGIEYATDLFDRSTVEKIAARFVRVIEQVVADPAVRVGQVDVLSPGERDQLVTGWNDTAMAVPQLTVPAQFEQQVRRTPDAVAVVRGEESVTYAELNRRANQLAHWLISEGVRPELRVAVLLPRSVDLMVALLAVMKAGGSYVPVDPDYPGTRVQFVVSDCEPVLVLDAERLAGADLSGCSEDDPGVPVALSNTAYAIYTSGSTGTPKGVVIEHGALVNFLASMQDRFGLTAADRLLAVTTVSFDIAGLELYLPLLAGAQVVLADKEQVSQPAVVFDLIETNDVSIMQATPSLWQLLVDHDPVRMAGLRVLTGGEALPAALAETLSKHADHVTNLYGPTETTIWSTAATVSVGAAPTIGHPIANTQILILDESLQPVPAGVPGDLWIAGDGVARGYYGRPGLTAERFVANPFGAPGARMYRAGDKARWTVRGELEFIGRADHQIKIRGFRVEPGEIEHVLVSHPAVRQAVVIAREDQPGDVRLVGYVTPDLSGIGTDEGASEQVEEWQLVYDQAYVESADQAWGEDFDLWRSSYTGDSIPLEEMRAWRDAAVEQVMSRSPRTILELGVGSGLLLAPIAGQVEQYWATDFSPAVVERLRRQVEQAGLEDRVQLRCQPADDLSGLPRGTFDTIVLNSVAQYFPNERYLEQVLDNAWELLADDGRLVLGDIRRRASLALLQTGVQRVQHPESAPALKRAAVEQAMLLEKELVIDPEWFALWASRVGAGVDIRLKDGNAHNELTRHRYEVVLHKASSVALTAVDDLPVHGWSGDLQQVPTDSAVRITAIPNARVAAEAKAARELGLEDSNPVPQPALDPQELKNWASERGLDAIVTWSPRAVDLYDVVLAPAGQLEIVTGTYVAATDGRALVNDPAAARGIGSLLVALRGYVQEKLPEYMVPSAVVAIGAVPLTPNGKLDRKALPAPDYLATIGGRAPTTPEEESLCALFAEVLGLERVGVDDDFFAIGGHSLLATRLVSRVRTVHGVEIPIRAVFQAPTVSELAVYLTGEEDLRPKLEVVERPERVPLSFAQQRLWFIHRFEGPSATYIMPLALRMSGELDADALRRALQDVVTRHESLRTIFGEADGQPYQDILDPSAADVPWHEETVAEAGLVQALRNAASQPFDLGTEIPLRAWLFRLSPTESVFMVPVHHIAADGWSLGPLAEDLVAAYAARCEGREPQWEPLPVQYADYTLWQRELLGDRNDSGSLYREQLDYWTGQLAQLPEAIELPTDRPRPAVASHAGELSWFEFDETLSDGVRRLARETGATVSMVLQAGLAALLTRLGAGTDVPIGSPIAGRTDEALKDLVGFFVNTWVLRTDTSGDPSFEELVARVREASLAAYDHQDIPFEHLVEILNPARSTAHHPLFQVSLALQNNAQPAFALDGLTVSHEPVLLGTSRFDLFLSVTERYAADGTGRLTGVAEYATDLFDAATVETLVSRWRQLLTQFVSAPGAPIAAAEVVTDGERAALTRWSGPGRDETFAAGTVHERFSAQAARTPDAIALVAGTDTWTYAELDRWTNRLAHCLRERGAGPGRRVALTLERSPLLVATILGVLKTGAAYVPVNPGDPADRVEFVLADVDPAVTVDLRFGDVSLDACPDGPLNEQLVAESSVAYVMYTSGSTGQPKGVEATHRNVVDLALDSCWSGPAHRRVLVHSPHTFDASTYELWAPLLSGGTAVLAPAGRLGTAELAGLIATHEITGLWLTAGLFAMVAEQQPECFANVAEVWAGGDVLSPAAVRRVLETCPGVVVVNGYGPTEITTFATRYRVEDLASCTDPLPIGEPMQGSRVYLLDENLRLVPPGVVGELYVAGDGVARGYLGRPGLTGERFVPDPFGRPGARMYRTGDRARWNSEGLVEYAGRVDDQVKLRGFRVEPGEVEAVLRSQEGVAQAVAIVRTDSLGERRLMAYVVPDGTAASDDDAVDQVEEWREIYDVMYGETEVGAEGVGDDFTGWNRSYTNDAIPLDEMRRWRDAVMQRIVSLQPQRVLEIGVGSGLLLGPLVPRVEEYWGTDFSAPVIERLRTQVGADPGLRDKVTLRCQPADDGDGLPTEFFDTIIINSVVQYFPDAAYLTRVLDTSMELLAPGGRILVGDVRNYRTLRAFRTAVHRAQYPGDSPAAVQAAVERALLGEKELVLDPGFFTAWAAKQPAATGADIRLKQGDYHNELTRHRYEVVLHKQPASPLRLDVLPIAVWGAEVQSLSDIEQALARHGGRLRLTRVPNERLVSEAAGEGAAYDPKGSLDPARLEEWAAERDLVVYCTWSVESADCFEAILLADRGSVCCDGVYRTTPVGTLLANAPVVSRRASKLPSQLRQELSARLPEYMVPAEIVVLDRMPLTTNGKVDRVALPEPDSAAGEYRAPGSPREETLASLFAEVLGIDRIGVDDDFFALGGHSLRVIRLIWRIREELGVDVPIRLVFQHSTVAELAAHLAGDEEIGFEDPFAVVLPIRTGGDKAPLWWLHPGGGLCWPYMGFAPHLDKAHPLYGVQARGFDGKSPRPASIEEMVADYLAHVFEIQPTGPYYLLGWSFGGTIAHAMAAELQRQGHEVALLALLDCVPASHFARFDAPDEAMVREFLANYMGHLSGMEEYPFLVETASSILVDHTVLMQQYDSPVFRGDPVFFNALLDPATREKRELEVEFDVLWQEHTDGRVRRIDLDCTHQEMYWPDNAAEISRNLNRLIANPELGADS encoded by the coding sequence GTGAAGACCAACATGATCCCGCTGTCGTACGCCCAGCAGAGGCTCTGGTTCATCGACCGTCTCGAAGGGCCGTCCGCCACGTACAACCTGCCGGCCGCGCTGCGGCTGAAGGGTGCGCTCGATCTCGACGCGATGGTGGCCGCCATCCACGACGTCATCGGCCGGCACGAGAGTCTGCGGACCCTGATCGTCGAGGATGCCGAGGGTGACGCCTTCCAGCGGATCCTTCCCGCCGCCGACGTTCGGCTCGATGTTCCGGTCATCGACGTGGAGCCGGAGGGGGTGGCCGGAATGCTGGCGTCGGTGGCCAGCTACCGGTTCGACCTGTCGGCCGACGTACCGATCCGGGCGTCCGTCTTCCGCTGTGGCCCGGAGGACTTCGTCCTCGCGCTGGTGATCCATCACATCGCCGGTGACGGTGGCTCGATGGCGCCGCTGGCCCGCGACCTGTCGATCGCCTATCAGGCAAGGGTGTCCGGCGCCGTCCCGGTGTGGCCGGAGCTGCCGGTGCAGTACTCCGACTATGCGCTCTGGCAGCGAGAGCTGGTCGGAGACGAGACCGATCCGCAGAGCGTGCTGTCGGTCCAGGCCGGCTACTGGCGGAACGCGCTGGAAGGGATTCCGCAACCTTTGGCGTTGCCGTCGGATCGGCCGCGGCCGGTGGTGGCGAGTTATCGCGGTGACGTGCTGGAATTCAGCCTGCCGGGCGAACTGCTGGCCGGTGTCGAGGAGCTGGCCCGTTCCCGCGGTGTCACCGTGTCGATGGTTTTCCAGGCGGCACTGTCCGTGCTGCTGAACCGCCTCGGTGGTGGCGACGACCTGACCATCGGCTCCCCGATCGCAGGCCGGACCGACGAGGCACTGAACGACCTGGTGGGGTTCTTCGTCAACACCTGGGTGTTGCGGGTGCAGCTAGGCCCGGACCTGCCGTTCGAGCGGTTGGTGGACGGCGTCCGGGAGCAGGCGCTGGCGGCGTACGACCATCAGGATGTGCCGTTCGAGCGATTGGTGGAGTTGCTGCGGCCGGAGCGGTCGACGGCGCACCATCCGTTGTTCCAGGTGATGTTCGCGTGGCAGAACAACGTGCGGCCCGACCTGGTGCTCCCCGGCGTCGACGTGGTCGTGGAGCCGGTGTCGACGGGCACCGCGAAGTTCGATCTGTTCTTCAACCTGTCGCCTGACGAAACGGGCGAGTCGGTGGTCGGCGGTATCGAGTACGCGACCGATCTGTTCGACCGGTCGACGGTGGAGAAGATCGCCGCCCGGTTCGTCCGGGTGATCGAGCAGGTCGTGGCGGATCCGGCGGTACGAGTCGGCCAGGTCGACGTGCTGAGTCCGGGGGAGCGGGATCAGCTCGTCACCGGCTGGAACGACACAGCCATGGCGGTTCCGCAGTTGACTGTCCCGGCGCAGTTCGAGCAACAGGTACGACGTACGCCGGACGCGGTTGCTGTCGTCCGTGGCGAGGAGTCGGTGACGTACGCCGAGTTGAACCGCCGGGCGAACCAGTTGGCGCACTGGCTGATCAGTGAAGGAGTCCGGCCGGAGCTCCGCGTTGCGGTGTTGCTGCCGCGTTCGGTCGATCTGATGGTGGCGCTGCTGGCGGTCATGAAGGCCGGTGGCTCGTACGTCCCGGTTGACCCGGACTACCCGGGCACCAGGGTGCAGTTCGTGGTCTCGGACTGCGAACCGGTGCTGGTACTCGACGCCGAGCGGCTCGCTGGAGCAGACCTGTCGGGCTGTTCCGAGGACGACCCGGGAGTTCCGGTCGCGCTGTCGAACACGGCGTACGCCATCTACACCTCCGGATCGACCGGTACGCCGAAGGGCGTGGTGATCGAGCACGGCGCACTGGTCAACTTCCTGGCTTCGATGCAGGACCGGTTCGGCCTGACCGCGGCAGACCGCTTATTGGCGGTCACCACGGTCTCGTTCGACATCGCCGGGCTGGAGCTCTACCTGCCTCTGCTGGCCGGCGCCCAGGTGGTGCTGGCCGACAAGGAGCAGGTCTCGCAGCCGGCCGTGGTCTTCGACCTGATCGAGACCAACGATGTCTCGATCATGCAGGCCACGCCGTCGCTGTGGCAGTTGCTGGTCGACCACGATCCCGTCCGAATGGCTGGTCTGCGCGTCCTCACCGGTGGTGAGGCGCTGCCCGCAGCCTTGGCCGAGACGCTGAGCAAGCACGCCGATCACGTGACCAACCTGTACGGACCGACCGAGACGACGATCTGGTCGACCGCGGCGACGGTCTCGGTCGGCGCCGCGCCCACGATCGGCCACCCGATCGCCAACACGCAGATCCTGATCCTGGACGAGTCGCTGCAGCCCGTACCGGCGGGCGTTCCCGGCGATCTGTGGATCGCGGGTGACGGTGTCGCTCGCGGGTACTACGGCCGCCCGGGGCTGACGGCGGAGCGGTTCGTCGCCAACCCGTTCGGAGCGCCGGGTGCACGGATGTACCGCGCCGGCGACAAGGCACGCTGGACGGTGCGGGGCGAACTCGAGTTCATCGGGCGCGCCGATCATCAGATCAAGATCCGGGGCTTCAGGGTCGAGCCGGGCGAGATCGAACACGTGCTGGTGTCGCACCCTGCGGTACGCCAGGCCGTCGTGATCGCCCGCGAGGACCAGCCCGGCGACGTCCGGCTGGTCGGCTACGTCACGCCGGATCTCTCCGGCATCGGCACCGACGAAGGGGCGAGCGAGCAGGTCGAGGAGTGGCAGCTGGTCTACGACCAGGCCTATGTCGAGTCCGCCGATCAGGCGTGGGGCGAGGACTTCGACCTGTGGAGGTCCAGCTACACCGGTGACTCGATCCCGCTGGAGGAGATGCGGGCCTGGCGCGACGCCGCGGTGGAACAGGTGATGTCACGCTCTCCCCGCACCATCCTGGAACTCGGTGTCGGCTCCGGTCTGTTGCTGGCTCCGATCGCCGGTCAGGTCGAGCAGTACTGGGCCACTGACTTCTCGCCGGCCGTCGTCGAGCGGCTGCGACGTCAGGTGGAACAGGCCGGTCTCGAAGACCGGGTCCAGTTGCGATGCCAGCCGGCCGACGACCTGTCGGGCTTGCCGCGGGGAACCTTCGACACCATCGTGCTGAACTCGGTCGCGCAGTACTTCCCGAACGAGCGGTACCTCGAGCAGGTTCTGGACAACGCGTGGGAGTTGCTGGCCGACGACGGCCGGCTGGTTCTCGGTGACATCCGGCGCAGGGCCTCCCTTGCGCTGCTGCAGACCGGCGTACAGCGAGTTCAGCATCCGGAGTCGGCCCCGGCGCTGAAGCGTGCGGCGGTCGAGCAGGCCATGCTGCTCGAGAAGGAGCTCGTGATCGACCCCGAGTGGTTCGCGCTCTGGGCGAGCCGCGTCGGCGCTGGTGTCGACATCCGGCTGAAGGACGGCAACGCGCACAACGAGCTGACGCGGCACCGGTACGAAGTGGTCCTCCACAAGGCGTCTTCGGTAGCACTCACCGCGGTCGACGACCTTCCGGTGCATGGCTGGTCCGGTGATCTCCAGCAGGTCCCGACAGATTCGGCGGTGCGGATCACCGCGATCCCCAACGCGCGAGTTGCCGCGGAGGCGAAGGCGGCCCGAGAGCTCGGCCTGGAGGACTCGAACCCGGTACCGCAGCCCGCGCTCGACCCACAGGAACTCAAGAACTGGGCATCGGAACGCGGCTTGGACGCGATCGTCACCTGGTCCCCGAGAGCGGTCGACCTGTACGACGTGGTGCTGGCGCCCGCCGGGCAGCTGGAGATCGTCACCGGCACGTACGTCGCGGCGACGGATGGTCGCGCTCTGGTCAACGACCCCGCTGCCGCTCGTGGCATCGGCTCCCTCCTGGTCGCCCTTCGCGGGTATGTCCAGGAGAAGCTGCCGGAGTACATGGTGCCCTCGGCCGTCGTCGCCATCGGCGCGGTACCGCTGACCCCCAACGGCAAGCTGGACCGGAAAGCTCTGCCGGCTCCCGACTACCTGGCCACGATCGGTGGCCGTGCGCCGACGACGCCCGAGGAGGAGTCGCTCTGCGCTCTCTTCGCCGAAGTGCTCGGGCTGGAGCGGGTCGGCGTCGACGATGACTTCTTCGCGATCGGCGGACACTCGCTGCTGGCCACCCGGCTGGTGAGTCGGGTGCGGACAGTTCACGGGGTCGAGATCCCGATCCGCGCGGTTTTCCAGGCACCGACGGTCTCCGAGCTGGCGGTGTACCTGACGGGTGAAGAGGACCTGCGGCCGAAGCTGGAGGTGGTCGAGCGTCCGGAGCGGGTGCCGTTGTCGTTCGCGCAGCAACGGCTGTGGTTCATCCACCGCTTCGAGGGGCCGTCGGCGACGTACATCATGCCGCTCGCTTTGCGGATGAGCGGCGAGTTGGACGCCGATGCTCTGCGGCGGGCGTTGCAGGACGTGGTGACCAGGCACGAGTCACTGCGGACGATCTTCGGTGAGGCCGACGGTCAGCCTTACCAGGACATTCTCGATCCCTCGGCGGCCGACGTGCCGTGGCATGAGGAGACCGTCGCGGAGGCCGGCCTGGTTCAGGCGTTGCGGAACGCGGCCAGTCAGCCGTTCGACCTCGGGACGGAGATCCCGCTGCGGGCATGGCTGTTCCGGCTGTCACCGACCGAGTCGGTGTTCATGGTTCCCGTACACCACATCGCGGCCGACGGCTGGTCGCTCGGGCCGCTGGCCGAGGATCTGGTCGCTGCCTATGCGGCGCGTTGTGAGGGCCGGGAGCCGCAGTGGGAACCGTTGCCGGTCCAGTACGCCGACTACACCCTCTGGCAGCGTGAGCTGCTCGGCGACCGCAACGACTCCGGAAGCCTGTACCGCGAGCAGCTGGACTACTGGACGGGGCAGCTGGCTCAGTTGCCCGAGGCAATCGAGCTGCCGACCGACCGGCCACGGCCGGCGGTTGCCTCGCACGCCGGCGAGCTGTCCTGGTTCGAGTTCGACGAAACGCTGAGTGACGGCGTTCGGCGACTCGCCCGCGAGACCGGCGCGACGGTGTCGATGGTGCTTCAAGCCGGGTTGGCCGCACTGCTGACCAGGCTCGGCGCCGGCACCGATGTTCCGATCGGCTCGCCGATCGCCGGCCGGACCGACGAGGCGCTCAAGGATCTGGTGGGCTTCTTCGTCAACACCTGGGTGCTGCGGACCGACACCTCCGGCGATCCGAGCTTCGAGGAGCTGGTCGCCAGGGTGCGCGAGGCCAGCCTCGCGGCCTATGACCACCAGGACATCCCGTTCGAGCACCTGGTCGAGATCCTCAACCCGGCCCGGTCGACCGCGCACCACCCGTTGTTCCAGGTGTCGCTGGCGTTGCAGAACAACGCGCAGCCCGCGTTCGCCCTGGACGGGCTCACGGTGTCCCACGAGCCGGTGCTCCTCGGGACCTCCCGCTTCGACCTGTTCCTCAGCGTCACCGAGCGGTACGCGGCGGACGGGACCGGGCGGCTCACCGGCGTCGCGGAGTACGCGACCGATCTGTTCGACGCCGCGACGGTCGAGACCCTTGTCTCGCGCTGGCGTCAGCTGCTCACGCAGTTCGTCTCCGCCCCCGGCGCGCCCATCGCGGCGGCCGAGGTGGTCACCGACGGTGAGCGTGCCGCGCTGACCAGGTGGTCGGGACCGGGCCGCGACGAGACCTTCGCGGCCGGAACCGTCCACGAGCGGTTCTCGGCACAGGCGGCCCGTACGCCGGACGCCATCGCGCTGGTCGCGGGCACCGACACGTGGACGTATGCCGAACTGGACCGTTGGACCAACCGCCTCGCGCACTGTCTCCGCGAGCGCGGCGCCGGACCGGGGCGCCGCGTGGCGCTGACGCTGGAACGGTCACCGTTGCTCGTAGCAACGATTCTCGGAGTGCTCAAGACGGGTGCCGCGTACGTACCGGTCAACCCCGGCGATCCGGCCGACCGGGTCGAGTTCGTACTCGCGGACGTCGATCCCGCGGTGACGGTCGATCTCCGGTTCGGCGACGTGTCACTGGACGCCTGTCCGGACGGTCCGCTCAACGAGCAACTCGTGGCGGAGTCGAGCGTCGCCTACGTCATGTACACCTCGGGTTCGACCGGGCAGCCGAAGGGAGTGGAGGCGACGCATCGCAACGTCGTCGATCTGGCTCTCGACAGTTGCTGGTCCGGTCCGGCTCATCGCCGCGTGCTGGTGCACTCGCCGCACACGTTCGACGCGTCCACCTACGAGCTGTGGGCGCCCTTGCTCTCCGGCGGCACCGCGGTGCTGGCACCTGCCGGGCGGCTGGGAACCGCGGAGTTGGCGGGCTTGATCGCGACGCACGAGATCACCGGTCTCTGGTTGACGGCAGGCTTGTTCGCGATGGTTGCCGAGCAGCAGCCCGAGTGTTTCGCCAACGTGGCTGAGGTGTGGGCCGGCGGTGACGTGTTGTCTCCGGCTGCCGTCCGCCGGGTGCTCGAGACCTGTCCGGGCGTCGTGGTCGTCAACGGCTACGGACCGACCGAGATCACGACGTTCGCGACGCGGTACCGGGTGGAAGATCTTGCGTCCTGCACCGATCCGTTGCCGATCGGTGAGCCGATGCAGGGCAGCCGGGTGTACTTGCTGGACGAGAATTTGCGGCTGGTGCCGCCTGGTGTGGTGGGTGAGCTGTATGTCGCCGGAGACGGGGTCGCCCGTGGGTACCTCGGCCGTCCGGGACTGACCGGTGAGCGGTTCGTCCCTGATCCGTTCGGTCGGCCCGGCGCCCGGATGTACCGGACCGGCGACCGCGCTCGGTGGAACTCGGAGGGCTTGGTCGAATACGCCGGCCGGGTCGACGATCAGGTGAAGCTGCGCGGATTCCGGGTCGAGCCCGGCGAGGTGGAGGCCGTGCTACGGAGTCAGGAGGGCGTCGCTCAGGCTGTGGCGATCGTCCGGACCGACAGTCTGGGCGAACGGCGGCTGATGGCCTACGTCGTACCGGACGGAACCGCTGCGTCCGACGATGACGCTGTCGATCAGGTCGAGGAGTGGCGCGAGATCTACGACGTCATGTACGGCGAGACGGAGGTCGGCGCCGAAGGAGTCGGAGACGACTTCACCGGCTGGAACCGGTCGTACACGAACGACGCGATCCCGCTGGACGAGATGCGACGCTGGCGCGACGCGGTCATGCAGCGCATCGTTTCGCTGCAGCCGCAGCGGGTGCTCGAGATCGGTGTCGGTTCGGGTCTGCTGCTCGGCCCGCTGGTGCCGCGGGTGGAGGAGTACTGGGGCACCGACTTCTCGGCTCCGGTGATCGAGCGGCTCCGGACCCAGGTCGGCGCTGACCCGGGTCTGCGCGACAAAGTCACCTTGCGGTGCCAGCCTGCTGACGACGGAGACGGGCTGCCGACAGAGTTCTTCGACACGATCATCATCAACTCGGTGGTGCAGTACTTCCCGGACGCCGCCTACCTGACCAGAGTCCTGGACACGAGCATGGAGCTGCTTGCTCCGGGCGGGCGAATCCTCGTCGGTGACGTCCGCAACTACCGGACCTTGCGTGCTTTCCGTACGGCGGTGCACCGCGCTCAGTATCCCGGCGACTCACCGGCCGCAGTACAGGCCGCGGTCGAGCGAGCGCTGCTCGGCGAGAAGGAGCTTGTGCTGGACCCGGGCTTCTTCACCGCGTGGGCAGCCAAGCAGCCGGCAGCCACCGGTGCGGACATCCGGCTCAAGCAGGGTGACTACCACAACGAGCTGACCCGCCACCGGTACGAGGTGGTGCTGCACAAGCAGCCGGCTTCGCCGTTGCGTCTCGATGTGCTGCCGATCGCGGTATGGGGCGCTGAGGTGCAGAGCCTGTCGGACATCGAGCAAGCTCTGGCACGCCATGGTGGCCGGTTGCGGCTGACCCGAGTCCCGAACGAACGGCTCGTGAGCGAGGCCGCGGGCGAGGGAGCGGCGTACGACCCGAAGGGATCGCTCGATCCGGCCCGCCTCGAGGAGTGGGCCGCTGAGCGTGACCTGGTGGTGTACTGCACCTGGTCGGTCGAGTCGGCGGACTGCTTCGAAGCGATCCTGCTGGCCGATCGCGGCTCGGTCTGCTGTGACGGCGTGTACCGGACGACGCCGGTCGGAACGCTCCTGGCCAACGCCCCGGTGGTGTCCCGCCGCGCATCGAAACTGCCGTCCCAGCTGCGACAGGAGCTCTCGGCCAGGCTCCCGGAGTACATGGTTCCGGCGGAGATCGTGGTTCTCGATCGGATGCCGCTCACGACGAACGGCAAGGTCGACCGAGTCGCGCTGCCGGAGCCGGACTCGGCGGCGGGGGAGTACCGAGCTCCTGGCAGCCCGCGTGAGGAGACTCTGGCGAGTCTGTTCGCTGAAGTGCTGGGCATCGACCGGATCGGTGTGGATGACGACTTCTTCGCCTTGGGCGGCCACTCCCTGCGCGTGATTCGCCTGATCTGGCGGATTCGGGAGGAACTGGGGGTCGACGTACCGATCCGCTTGGTCTTCCAGCATTCGACAGTGGCGGAGCTGGCCGCACACCTGGCCGGTGACGAGGAGATCGGGTTCGAGGATCCGTTCGCTGTCGTGCTGCCGATCCGCACAGGCGGTGACAAGGCGCCGTTGTGGTGGCTGCATCCAGGCGGTGGCCTGTGCTGGCCGTACATGGGGTTCGCACCTCACTTGGACAAGGCGCACCCGCTGTACGGCGTACAGGCTCGGGGTTTCGACGGGAAGTCGCCGCGGCCGGCCTCGATCGAGGAGATGGTGGCCGACTATCTGGCGCACGTCTTCGAGATCCAGCCGACCGGGCCGTACTACCTGCTCGGCTGGTCCTTCGGGGGCACGATCGCCCACGCCATGGCGGCGGAGCTGCAGCGGCAAGGCCATGAGGTCGCTCTGCTCGCCCTGCTGGACTGTGTTCCGGCCAGCCACTTCGCGCGCTTCGACGCTCCGGACGAGGCAATGGTGCGCGAGTTCCTGGCGAACTACATGGGCCACTTGTCCGGTATGGAGGAGTACCCGTTCCTGGTGGAGACCGCTTCTTCGATCCTGGTCGATCACACCGTTCTGATGCAGCAGTACGACTCGCCCGTCTTCCGTGGCGATCCGGTGTTCTTCAACGCGCTGCTCGACCCGGCGACGCGGGAGAAGCGTGAGCTCGAGGTCGAGTTCGACGTCCTGTGGCAGGAACACACCGATGGGCGGGTGCGGCGGATCGACCTGGACTGCACGCACCAGGAAATGTACTGGCCCGACAACGCGGCGGAGATCAGCCGCAACCTCAACCGTCTGATAGCCAATCCCGAGCTAGGAGCTGACTCATGA
- a CDS encoding putative immunity protein, whose translation MAIDLEDHRSLVMWAAVCAEHVLENFERAGSADDRPRKAIEAGRAWVRGELKMTDARKAAFAAHAAAREVADASAQAAARAAGHAAATAHVHTHAPHAANYAAKSVGKAVLEAKGLKASDLAAFQERQWQREQLPEKLAGIAYPA comes from the coding sequence ATGGCGATAGACCTGGAAGACCATCGCTCGTTGGTGATGTGGGCCGCTGTCTGCGCGGAGCACGTCCTGGAGAACTTCGAACGCGCCGGCTCGGCCGACGACCGGCCTCGGAAGGCTATCGAGGCCGGTCGGGCCTGGGTGCGTGGCGAGCTGAAGATGACAGATGCCCGGAAGGCGGCGTTCGCTGCTCATGCCGCGGCTCGGGAGGTGGCCGACGCATCCGCGCAGGCCGCGGCCCGGGCGGCCGGGCATGCCGCCGCGACCGCGCATGTGCACACCCATGCGCCGCATGCCGCGAACTACGCGGCCAAGTCGGTCGGTAAGGCCGTTCTCGAGGCCAAGGGTTTGAAGGCGTCGGACTTGGCGGCGTTCCAGGAACGTCAGTGGCAGCGCGAGCAACTGCCGGAGAAGCTGGCAGGGATCGCGTACCCGGCCTGA
- a CDS encoding TetR/AcrR family transcriptional regulator, translated as MDSIWTREKAAAPARETLSREQIVRRAMDLLDAEGLAGLSMRKLGAKLDSGATSLYWHVQTKDDLIDLVIDEIYGEIDVPEPEPAGWRAGVTLFAESLRATVLRHAWLPEVLYSRPRLGPHAMSVGSGAIVLFGAAGFTGRDVDNAMGAVMSYVIGSASSEVSVRTTVGETGRSMEDWAREISELSQSGDGLDTAPESHLQWPSGTDLDTMQDEAFTFGLDSLLDGLQARVER; from the coding sequence ATGGATTCGATCTGGACTCGGGAGAAGGCGGCAGCACCGGCGCGAGAGACGCTCAGCCGGGAGCAGATCGTGCGTCGCGCCATGGACCTGCTGGACGCTGAAGGCCTGGCCGGGCTGAGCATGCGGAAACTCGGGGCCAAACTCGATTCAGGCGCGACCAGTCTCTACTGGCACGTGCAGACCAAGGACGACCTGATCGACCTGGTGATCGACGAGATCTACGGCGAGATCGACGTGCCGGAGCCAGAGCCGGCCGGCTGGCGTGCCGGCGTGACGCTCTTCGCCGAAAGCCTTCGCGCGACGGTGCTGCGTCACGCTTGGCTGCCGGAGGTCCTCTACAGCCGACCGCGACTCGGCCCCCACGCGATGTCGGTCGGCTCGGGAGCGATCGTCTTGTTCGGTGCGGCCGGCTTCACCGGACGCGATGTCGACAACGCGATGGGGGCAGTGATGTCCTACGTGATCGGCTCGGCCAGCTCCGAGGTCTCCGTCCGGACGACGGTCGGGGAGACGGGCCGGTCGATGGAAGACTGGGCCCGCGAGATCTCCGAGCTTTCCCAGAGCGGCGACGGCCTCGACACAGCTCCGGAGAGCCACCTGCAGTGGCCCTCCGGAACCGATCTCGACACGATGCAGGACGAGGCGTTCACCTTCGGCCTCGACAGCTTGCTCGACGGACTGCAGGCCCGCGTCGAACGGTGA